One genomic segment of Labrus bergylta chromosome 17, fLabBer1.1, whole genome shotgun sequence includes these proteins:
- the LOC110001638 gene encoding electrogenic sodium bicarbonate cotransporter 1-like isoform X3 gives MSSEKSKVEDEAVLDRGASFVKHVCDEEEVEGHHTVYIGVHVPKSYHRRRRHRRKSSHKEKRERPDQSTEGYKSDGEESNAYILKPLISPAERIRFILGEEDDGPPPPQLFTELDELLAVDGQEMEWKETARWIKFEEKVEKGGERWSKPHVATLSLHSLMELKTHIEKGTIMLDLEATTLPQVVEVITDSQIESGQLKPELKEKVMYTLLRKHRHQTKKSNLRSLADIGKSVSSASRLFSNQENGSPTTAHRNLTSNSLSDFSDKPEKDQLKNKFMKKLPRDAEASNVLVGEVDFLETPFVAFVRLQQAVMLGALTEVPVPTRFLFVLLGPKGKAKSYHEIGRAIATLMSDEVFHDIAYKAKDRQDLLAGIEEFLDEVIVLPPGEWDPDIRIEPPKSLPSSDKRKHMYAGLEAPQMNGDTPHDAGHGGGGGHEVGEELQRTRKFCGGLILDIKRKLPFFASDFYDALHIQSLSAILFIYLGTVTNAITFGGLLGDATENMQGVLESFLGTALTGAVFCLLAGQPLTILSSTGPVLVFERLLFNFSKDNDFDYLEFRLWIGLWSAVFCLLLVATDASFLVQYFTRFTEEGFSALISFIFIYDAFKKMIKLGHYNPINAGFDANLITQYDCNCIPGNSSDLLDLSPWTNSSDLPVNTTWATLTKKQCLHYGGELVGDACGYVPDITLMSFILFFGTYTCSMALKKFKTSRFFPTKVRKLISDFAIILTILLFCGVDAFVGVNTPKLIVPTEFKPTSPHRGWFVKPFGGNPWWVYLAAALPALLVTILIFMDQQITAVIVNRKEHKLKKGAGYHLDLFWVAILMIICSFMGLPWYVAATVISIAHIDSLKMETETSAPGEQPKFLGVREQRVTGIFVFLLTGLSVFMAPILKFIPMPVLYGVFLYMGVASLNGVQFMDRLQLLLMPAKHQPDLIYLRHVPQRRIHLFTFIQGLCLALLWILKSTVAAIIFPVMILALVAVRKAMDYVFSQHDLSYLDDVIPEKDKKKKEDEKKKKSKKKGSIDSEIDFEINPRLSLTRIRRAEHYFETATVADLERGGYAKGSPQIRIEGDSEENGFVWRRKGSETDL, from the exons GTCACCACACCGTGTACATCGGCGTGCACGTTCCCAAGAGCTACCACCGGAGGAGACGCCACAGACGCAAGTCCAGCCACAAGGAGAAGCGGGAACGGCCGGATCAGAGCACGGAGGGGTACAAGTCAGACGGGGAAGAGTCCAACGCCTACATCCTCAAACCTCTCA ttTCTCCCGCTGAGAGGATCCGGTTCATCCTTGGCGAGGAGGACGATGGCCCCCCGCCTCCTCAGCTCTTCACCGAGCTGGACGAGCTCTTGGCTGTGGACGGACAGGAGATGGAGTGGAAGGAGACGGCCAG ATGGATCAAGTTCgaggagaaggtggagaagGGCGGCGAGCGCTGGAGTAAACCCCATGTGGCCACGCTGTCCTTACACAGCCTGATGGAGCTCAAAACGCACATCGAGAAGGGAACCATCATGCTGGACCTGGAGGCCACCACGCTGCCACAAGTAGTCG AGGTGATCACAGACAGCCAGATCGAGAGCGGGCAGTTGAAGCCGGAGCTGAAGGAGAAGGTCATGTACACGCTGCTACGAAAACATCGCCACCAGACCAAGAAGTCCAATCTGCGCTCTCTCGCTGACATCGGCAAGAGTGTTTCAAGTGCAAGTAGGCTCTTCTCCAACCAAGAGAATG GTAGTCCGACCACTGCCCATAGAAACCTCACCTCCAACAGCCTGAGTGACTTCTCTGACAAACCAGAGAAGGATCAG TTAAAGAATAAATTCATGAAGAAGCTGCCCCGTGATGCAGAGGCGTCAAACGTGCTGGTCGGAGAGGTAGACTTCCTGGAGACTCCCTTCGTGGCGTTTGTCCGTCTGCAGCAGGCCGTCATGTTGGGCGCTCTGACTGAAGTCCCTGTGCCCACGAG GTTTCTCTTTGTCCTGCTGGGCCCCAAAGGCAAAGCTAAGTCCTATCATGAAATCGGAAGAGCCATTGCCACGCTGATGTCGGATGAG GTTTTCCACGACATTGCCTACAAAGCGAAGGACAGACAGGACCTGCTGGCGGGTATCGAGGAGTTCCTGGATGAGGTCATCGTCCTTCCCCCGGGAGAGTGGGACCCCGACATCAGGATAGAGCCCCCCAAGTCTCTGCCCTCCTCAGATAAGAG gaaGCACATGTACGCTGGATTAGAGGCGCCTCAGATGAACGGCGACACCCCCCACGATGCGGGACacggaggtggaggaggacacGAGGTCGGAGAGGAGCTTCAGAGAACTAGAAA gttctGTGGAGGGCTCATCCTGGACATCAAGCGGAAGCTGCCGTTCTTTGCGAGCGACTTCTACGACGCTCTGCACATCCAGTCCCTGTCGGCCATCTTGTTCATCTACCTGGGCACGGTCACCAATGCGATCACGTTCGGGGGGTTGCTCGGAGATGCTACAGAGAACATGCAG GGAGTGTTGGAAAGTTTCCTGGGTACGGCGCTGACGGGAGCGGTGTTCTGTCTGCTGGCTGGACAGCCGCTGACCATCCTGAGCAGCACGGGCCCCGTGCTCGTCTTTGAAAGGCTCCTCTTCAACTTCAGCAA AGACAACGACTTCGACTACCTCGAGTTCCGGCTGTGGATCGGCCTGTGGTCGGCCGTGTTCTGTCTCCTGCTGGTCGCCACCGACGCCAGCTTCCTGGTGCAGTATTTCACGCGTTTCACCGAGGAGGGCTTCTCGGCGCTCAtcagcttcatcttcatctACGACGCGTTCAAGAAGATGATCAAGCTGGGCCACTACAACCCCATCAACGCCGGCTTCGATGCCAACTTGATCACCCAATACGACTGCAACTGCATACctg gcAACTCGTCAGATCTCCTTGACCTCTCGCCCTGGACAAACAGTTCTGATCTG CCAGTGAACACCACCTGGGCGACCCTGACCAAGAAGCAGTGTCTGCATTACGGAGGTGAGCTGGTCGGAGACGCCTGCGGCTACGTGCCTGACATCACCCTGATGTCTTTCATCCTGTTCTTTGGGACTTACACCTGCTCCATGGCTCTGAAGAAGTTCAAGACAAGCCGCTTCTTCCCCACCAAG GTGAGGAAGCTCATCAGTGACTTTGCGATCATCTTGACCATTCTCCTCTTCTGCGGCGTGGACGCCTTCGTCGGTGTGAACACCCCAAAGCTTATAGTGCCAACGGAATTCAAG CCAACGAGTCCTCATAGGGGCTGGTTTGTCAAGCCCTTCGGAGGGAACCCTTGGTGGGTGTACCTGGCTGCGGCCCTCCCCGCTCTGCTGGTAACCATTCTCATATTCATGGACCAACAGATCACTGCGGTGATCGTCAACCGGAAAGAGCACAAACTGAAG AAAGGGGCGGGCTATCACTTGGACCTGTTCTGGGTGGCCATCCTGATGATAATCTGCTCGTTCATGGGCCTGCCGTGGTACGTGGCCGCCACTGTCATCTCCATCGCCCACATCGACTCCCTGAAAATGGAGACGGAGACGTCGGCCCCTGGAGAGCAGCCCAAATTCCTGGGTGTGAG GGAGCAAAGAGTCACCGGTATCTTTGTGTTCCTCCTCACGGGACTCTCCGTCTTCATGGCCCCCATCCTCAAG TTCATTCCCATGCCGGTGCTCTACGGGGTGTTCCTCTACATGGGCGTGGCTTCGCTCAATGGTGTCCAG TTCATGGACCGCCTGCAGCTGCTCCTGATGCCAGCCAAGCACCAACCGGACCTGATCTACCTGCGACACGTCCCCCAGAGACGCATCCACCTCTTCACCTTTATCCAGGGCCTGTGCCTGGCCCTGCTCTGGATCCTAAAGTCCACTGTGGCTGCCATCATTTTCCCTGTCATG aTCCTGGCTCTCGTTGCCGTGCGTAAGGCGATGGACTACGTGTTCTCCCAACACGACCTGAGCTACCTGGACGACGTCATCCcagagaaagacaagaagaagaaggaggatgagaagaaaaagaaaagcaagaaGAAAGGAAGCATCGACAGTGAAATTGACTTT GAGATCAATCCAAGGCTTTCCTTAACACGCATTCGCCGTGCTGAGCACTACTTTGAAACTGCCACTGTGGCCGA TCTTGAAAGAGGTGGATACGCAAAAGGTTCCCCTCAGATTCGAATAGAAGGGGACTCTGAGGAGAACGGTTTTGTCTGGAGGAGGAAGGGCTCTGAAACGGATCTGTGA
- the LOC110001638 gene encoding electrogenic sodium bicarbonate cotransporter 1-like isoform X4: protein MSSEKSKVEDEAVLDRGASFVKHVCDEEEVEGHHTVYIGVHVPKSYHRRRRHRRKSSHKEKRERPDQSTEGYKSDGEESNAYILKPLISPAERIRFILGEEDDGPPPPQLFTELDELLAVDGQEMEWKETARWIKFEEKVEKGGERWSKPHVATLSLHSLMELKTHIEKGTIMLDLEATTLPQVVEVITDSQIESGQLKPELKEKVMYTLLRKHRHQTKKSNLRSLADIGKSVSSASRLFSNQENARNPLEQHPVPCLSPQELEEASEVMRSSSMGYLCSPTTAHRNLTSNSLSDFSDKPEKDQLKNKFMKKLPRDAEASNVLVGEVDFLETPFVAFVRLQQAVMLGALTEVPVPTRFLFVLLGPKGKAKSYHEIGRAIATLMSDEVFHDIAYKAKDRQDLLAGIEEFLDEVIVLPPGEWDPDIRIEPPKSLPSSDKRKHMYAGLEAPQMNGDTPHDAGHGGGGGHEVGEELQRTRKFCGGLILDIKRKLPFFASDFYDALHIQSLSAILFIYLGTVTNAITFGGLLGDATENMQGVLESFLGTALTGAVFCLLAGQPLTILSSTGPVLVFERLLFNFSKDNDFDYLEFRLWIGLWSAVFCLLLVATDASFLVQYFTRFTEEGFSALISFIFIYDAFKKMIKLGHYNPINAGFDANLITQYDCNCIPGNSSDLLDLSPWTNSSDLPVNTTWATLTKKQCLHYGGELVGDACGYVPDITLMSFILFFGTYTCSMALKKFKTSRFFPTKVRKLISDFAIILTILLFCGVDAFVGVNTPKLIVPTEFKPTSPHRGWFVKPFGGNPWWVYLAAALPALLVTILIFMDQQITAVIVNRKEHKLKKGAGYHLDLFWVAILMIICSFMGLPWYVAATVISIAHIDSLKMETETSAPGEQPKFLGVREQRVTGIFVFLLTGLSVFMAPILKFIPMPVLYGVFLYMGVASLNGVQFMDRLQLLLMPAKHQPDLIYLRHVPQRRIHLFTFIQGLCLALLWILKSTVAAIIFPVMILALVAVRKAMDYVFSQHDLSYLDDVIPEKDKKKKEDEKKKKSKKKGSIDSEIDFEINPRLSLTRIRRAEHYFETATVAE from the exons GTCACCACACCGTGTACATCGGCGTGCACGTTCCCAAGAGCTACCACCGGAGGAGACGCCACAGACGCAAGTCCAGCCACAAGGAGAAGCGGGAACGGCCGGATCAGAGCACGGAGGGGTACAAGTCAGACGGGGAAGAGTCCAACGCCTACATCCTCAAACCTCTCA ttTCTCCCGCTGAGAGGATCCGGTTCATCCTTGGCGAGGAGGACGATGGCCCCCCGCCTCCTCAGCTCTTCACCGAGCTGGACGAGCTCTTGGCTGTGGACGGACAGGAGATGGAGTGGAAGGAGACGGCCAG ATGGATCAAGTTCgaggagaaggtggagaagGGCGGCGAGCGCTGGAGTAAACCCCATGTGGCCACGCTGTCCTTACACAGCCTGATGGAGCTCAAAACGCACATCGAGAAGGGAACCATCATGCTGGACCTGGAGGCCACCACGCTGCCACAAGTAGTCG AGGTGATCACAGACAGCCAGATCGAGAGCGGGCAGTTGAAGCCGGAGCTGAAGGAGAAGGTCATGTACACGCTGCTACGAAAACATCGCCACCAGACCAAGAAGTCCAATCTGCGCTCTCTCGCTGACATCGGCAAGAGTGTTTCAAGTGCAAGTAGGCTCTTCTCCAACCAAGAGAATG CACGCAACCCCCTCGAGCAGCACCCCGTGCCTTGTTTAAGCCCGCAAGAATTAGAGGAAGCGTCTGAGGTCATGAGGAGCTCCAGCATGGGATACCTCT GTAGTCCGACCACTGCCCATAGAAACCTCACCTCCAACAGCCTGAGTGACTTCTCTGACAAACCAGAGAAGGATCAG TTAAAGAATAAATTCATGAAGAAGCTGCCCCGTGATGCAGAGGCGTCAAACGTGCTGGTCGGAGAGGTAGACTTCCTGGAGACTCCCTTCGTGGCGTTTGTCCGTCTGCAGCAGGCCGTCATGTTGGGCGCTCTGACTGAAGTCCCTGTGCCCACGAG GTTTCTCTTTGTCCTGCTGGGCCCCAAAGGCAAAGCTAAGTCCTATCATGAAATCGGAAGAGCCATTGCCACGCTGATGTCGGATGAG GTTTTCCACGACATTGCCTACAAAGCGAAGGACAGACAGGACCTGCTGGCGGGTATCGAGGAGTTCCTGGATGAGGTCATCGTCCTTCCCCCGGGAGAGTGGGACCCCGACATCAGGATAGAGCCCCCCAAGTCTCTGCCCTCCTCAGATAAGAG gaaGCACATGTACGCTGGATTAGAGGCGCCTCAGATGAACGGCGACACCCCCCACGATGCGGGACacggaggtggaggaggacacGAGGTCGGAGAGGAGCTTCAGAGAACTAGAAA gttctGTGGAGGGCTCATCCTGGACATCAAGCGGAAGCTGCCGTTCTTTGCGAGCGACTTCTACGACGCTCTGCACATCCAGTCCCTGTCGGCCATCTTGTTCATCTACCTGGGCACGGTCACCAATGCGATCACGTTCGGGGGGTTGCTCGGAGATGCTACAGAGAACATGCAG GGAGTGTTGGAAAGTTTCCTGGGTACGGCGCTGACGGGAGCGGTGTTCTGTCTGCTGGCTGGACAGCCGCTGACCATCCTGAGCAGCACGGGCCCCGTGCTCGTCTTTGAAAGGCTCCTCTTCAACTTCAGCAA AGACAACGACTTCGACTACCTCGAGTTCCGGCTGTGGATCGGCCTGTGGTCGGCCGTGTTCTGTCTCCTGCTGGTCGCCACCGACGCCAGCTTCCTGGTGCAGTATTTCACGCGTTTCACCGAGGAGGGCTTCTCGGCGCTCAtcagcttcatcttcatctACGACGCGTTCAAGAAGATGATCAAGCTGGGCCACTACAACCCCATCAACGCCGGCTTCGATGCCAACTTGATCACCCAATACGACTGCAACTGCATACctg gcAACTCGTCAGATCTCCTTGACCTCTCGCCCTGGACAAACAGTTCTGATCTG CCAGTGAACACCACCTGGGCGACCCTGACCAAGAAGCAGTGTCTGCATTACGGAGGTGAGCTGGTCGGAGACGCCTGCGGCTACGTGCCTGACATCACCCTGATGTCTTTCATCCTGTTCTTTGGGACTTACACCTGCTCCATGGCTCTGAAGAAGTTCAAGACAAGCCGCTTCTTCCCCACCAAG GTGAGGAAGCTCATCAGTGACTTTGCGATCATCTTGACCATTCTCCTCTTCTGCGGCGTGGACGCCTTCGTCGGTGTGAACACCCCAAAGCTTATAGTGCCAACGGAATTCAAG CCAACGAGTCCTCATAGGGGCTGGTTTGTCAAGCCCTTCGGAGGGAACCCTTGGTGGGTGTACCTGGCTGCGGCCCTCCCCGCTCTGCTGGTAACCATTCTCATATTCATGGACCAACAGATCACTGCGGTGATCGTCAACCGGAAAGAGCACAAACTGAAG AAAGGGGCGGGCTATCACTTGGACCTGTTCTGGGTGGCCATCCTGATGATAATCTGCTCGTTCATGGGCCTGCCGTGGTACGTGGCCGCCACTGTCATCTCCATCGCCCACATCGACTCCCTGAAAATGGAGACGGAGACGTCGGCCCCTGGAGAGCAGCCCAAATTCCTGGGTGTGAG GGAGCAAAGAGTCACCGGTATCTTTGTGTTCCTCCTCACGGGACTCTCCGTCTTCATGGCCCCCATCCTCAAG TTCATTCCCATGCCGGTGCTCTACGGGGTGTTCCTCTACATGGGCGTGGCTTCGCTCAATGGTGTCCAG TTCATGGACCGCCTGCAGCTGCTCCTGATGCCAGCCAAGCACCAACCGGACCTGATCTACCTGCGACACGTCCCCCAGAGACGCATCCACCTCTTCACCTTTATCCAGGGCCTGTGCCTGGCCCTGCTCTGGATCCTAAAGTCCACTGTGGCTGCCATCATTTTCCCTGTCATG aTCCTGGCTCTCGTTGCCGTGCGTAAGGCGATGGACTACGTGTTCTCCCAACACGACCTGAGCTACCTGGACGACGTCATCCcagagaaagacaagaagaagaaggaggatgagaagaaaaagaaaagcaagaaGAAAGGAAGCATCGACAGTGAAATTGACTTT GAGATCAATCCAAGGCTTTCCTTAACACGCATTCGCCGTGCTGAGCACTACTTTGAAACTGCCACTGTGGCCGAGTGA
- the LOC110001638 gene encoding electrogenic sodium bicarbonate cotransporter 1-like isoform X2 yields MSSEKSKVEDEAVLDRGASFVKHVCDEEEVEGHHTVYIGVHVPKSYHRRRRHRRKSSHKEKRERPDQSTEGYKSDGEESNAYILKPLISPAERIRFILGEEDDGPPPPQLFTELDELLAVDGQEMEWKETARWIKFEEKVEKGGERWSKPHVATLSLHSLMELKTHIEKGTIMLDLEATTLPQVVEVITDSQIESGQLKPELKEKVMYTLLRKHRHQTKKSNLRSLADIGKSVSSASRLFSNQENARNPLEQHPVPCLSPQELEEASEVMRSSSMGYLCSPTTAHRNLTSNSLSDFSDKPEKDQLKNKFMKKLPRDAEASNVLVGEVDFLETPFVAFVRLQQAVMLGALTEVPVPTRFLFVLLGPKGKAKSYHEIGRAIATLMSDEVFHDIAYKAKDRQDLLAGIEEFLDEVIVLPPGEWDPDIRIEPPKSLPSSDKRKHMYAGLEAPQMNGDTPHDAGHGGGGGHEVGEELQRTRKFCGGLILDIKRKLPFFASDFYDALHIQSLSAILFIYLGTVTNAITFGGLLGDATENMQGVLESFLGTALTGAVFCLLAGQPLTILSSTGPVLVFERLLFNFSKDNDFDYLEFRLWIGLWSAVFCLLLVATDASFLVQYFTRFTEEGFSALISFIFIYDAFKKMIKLGHYNPINAGFDANLITQYDCNCIPGNSSDLLDLSPWTNSSDLPVNTTWATLTKKQCLHYGGELVGDACGYVPDITLMSFILFFGTYTCSMALKKFKTSRFFPTKVRKLISDFAIILTILLFCGVDAFVGVNTPKLIVPTEFKPTSPHRGWFVKPFGGNPWWVYLAAALPALLVTILIFMDQQITAVIVNRKEHKLKKGAGYHLDLFWVAILMIICSFMGLPWYVAATVISIAHIDSLKMETETSAPGEQPKFLGVREQRVTGIFVFLLTGLSVFMAPILKFIPMPVLYGVFLYMGVASLNGVQFMDRLQLLLMPAKHQPDLIYLRHVPQRRIHLFTFIQGLCLALLWILKSTVAAIIFPVMILALVAVRKAMDYVFSQHDLSYLDDVIPEKDKKKKEDEKKKKSKKKGSIDSEIDFSDYPYHDNIPSIKISMDMMEQEPMLGDKSLDRDQSKAFLNTHSPC; encoded by the exons GTCACCACACCGTGTACATCGGCGTGCACGTTCCCAAGAGCTACCACCGGAGGAGACGCCACAGACGCAAGTCCAGCCACAAGGAGAAGCGGGAACGGCCGGATCAGAGCACGGAGGGGTACAAGTCAGACGGGGAAGAGTCCAACGCCTACATCCTCAAACCTCTCA ttTCTCCCGCTGAGAGGATCCGGTTCATCCTTGGCGAGGAGGACGATGGCCCCCCGCCTCCTCAGCTCTTCACCGAGCTGGACGAGCTCTTGGCTGTGGACGGACAGGAGATGGAGTGGAAGGAGACGGCCAG ATGGATCAAGTTCgaggagaaggtggagaagGGCGGCGAGCGCTGGAGTAAACCCCATGTGGCCACGCTGTCCTTACACAGCCTGATGGAGCTCAAAACGCACATCGAGAAGGGAACCATCATGCTGGACCTGGAGGCCACCACGCTGCCACAAGTAGTCG AGGTGATCACAGACAGCCAGATCGAGAGCGGGCAGTTGAAGCCGGAGCTGAAGGAGAAGGTCATGTACACGCTGCTACGAAAACATCGCCACCAGACCAAGAAGTCCAATCTGCGCTCTCTCGCTGACATCGGCAAGAGTGTTTCAAGTGCAAGTAGGCTCTTCTCCAACCAAGAGAATG CACGCAACCCCCTCGAGCAGCACCCCGTGCCTTGTTTAAGCCCGCAAGAATTAGAGGAAGCGTCTGAGGTCATGAGGAGCTCCAGCATGGGATACCTCT GTAGTCCGACCACTGCCCATAGAAACCTCACCTCCAACAGCCTGAGTGACTTCTCTGACAAACCAGAGAAGGATCAG TTAAAGAATAAATTCATGAAGAAGCTGCCCCGTGATGCAGAGGCGTCAAACGTGCTGGTCGGAGAGGTAGACTTCCTGGAGACTCCCTTCGTGGCGTTTGTCCGTCTGCAGCAGGCCGTCATGTTGGGCGCTCTGACTGAAGTCCCTGTGCCCACGAG GTTTCTCTTTGTCCTGCTGGGCCCCAAAGGCAAAGCTAAGTCCTATCATGAAATCGGAAGAGCCATTGCCACGCTGATGTCGGATGAG GTTTTCCACGACATTGCCTACAAAGCGAAGGACAGACAGGACCTGCTGGCGGGTATCGAGGAGTTCCTGGATGAGGTCATCGTCCTTCCCCCGGGAGAGTGGGACCCCGACATCAGGATAGAGCCCCCCAAGTCTCTGCCCTCCTCAGATAAGAG gaaGCACATGTACGCTGGATTAGAGGCGCCTCAGATGAACGGCGACACCCCCCACGATGCGGGACacggaggtggaggaggacacGAGGTCGGAGAGGAGCTTCAGAGAACTAGAAA gttctGTGGAGGGCTCATCCTGGACATCAAGCGGAAGCTGCCGTTCTTTGCGAGCGACTTCTACGACGCTCTGCACATCCAGTCCCTGTCGGCCATCTTGTTCATCTACCTGGGCACGGTCACCAATGCGATCACGTTCGGGGGGTTGCTCGGAGATGCTACAGAGAACATGCAG GGAGTGTTGGAAAGTTTCCTGGGTACGGCGCTGACGGGAGCGGTGTTCTGTCTGCTGGCTGGACAGCCGCTGACCATCCTGAGCAGCACGGGCCCCGTGCTCGTCTTTGAAAGGCTCCTCTTCAACTTCAGCAA AGACAACGACTTCGACTACCTCGAGTTCCGGCTGTGGATCGGCCTGTGGTCGGCCGTGTTCTGTCTCCTGCTGGTCGCCACCGACGCCAGCTTCCTGGTGCAGTATTTCACGCGTTTCACCGAGGAGGGCTTCTCGGCGCTCAtcagcttcatcttcatctACGACGCGTTCAAGAAGATGATCAAGCTGGGCCACTACAACCCCATCAACGCCGGCTTCGATGCCAACTTGATCACCCAATACGACTGCAACTGCATACctg gcAACTCGTCAGATCTCCTTGACCTCTCGCCCTGGACAAACAGTTCTGATCTG CCAGTGAACACCACCTGGGCGACCCTGACCAAGAAGCAGTGTCTGCATTACGGAGGTGAGCTGGTCGGAGACGCCTGCGGCTACGTGCCTGACATCACCCTGATGTCTTTCATCCTGTTCTTTGGGACTTACACCTGCTCCATGGCTCTGAAGAAGTTCAAGACAAGCCGCTTCTTCCCCACCAAG GTGAGGAAGCTCATCAGTGACTTTGCGATCATCTTGACCATTCTCCTCTTCTGCGGCGTGGACGCCTTCGTCGGTGTGAACACCCCAAAGCTTATAGTGCCAACGGAATTCAAG CCAACGAGTCCTCATAGGGGCTGGTTTGTCAAGCCCTTCGGAGGGAACCCTTGGTGGGTGTACCTGGCTGCGGCCCTCCCCGCTCTGCTGGTAACCATTCTCATATTCATGGACCAACAGATCACTGCGGTGATCGTCAACCGGAAAGAGCACAAACTGAAG AAAGGGGCGGGCTATCACTTGGACCTGTTCTGGGTGGCCATCCTGATGATAATCTGCTCGTTCATGGGCCTGCCGTGGTACGTGGCCGCCACTGTCATCTCCATCGCCCACATCGACTCCCTGAAAATGGAGACGGAGACGTCGGCCCCTGGAGAGCAGCCCAAATTCCTGGGTGTGAG GGAGCAAAGAGTCACCGGTATCTTTGTGTTCCTCCTCACGGGACTCTCCGTCTTCATGGCCCCCATCCTCAAG TTCATTCCCATGCCGGTGCTCTACGGGGTGTTCCTCTACATGGGCGTGGCTTCGCTCAATGGTGTCCAG TTCATGGACCGCCTGCAGCTGCTCCTGATGCCAGCCAAGCACCAACCGGACCTGATCTACCTGCGACACGTCCCCCAGAGACGCATCCACCTCTTCACCTTTATCCAGGGCCTGTGCCTGGCCCTGCTCTGGATCCTAAAGTCCACTGTGGCTGCCATCATTTTCCCTGTCATG aTCCTGGCTCTCGTTGCCGTGCGTAAGGCGATGGACTACGTGTTCTCCCAACACGACCTGAGCTACCTGGACGACGTCATCCcagagaaagacaagaagaagaaggaggatgagaagaaaaagaaaagcaagaaGAAAGGAAGCATCGACAGTGAAATTGACTTT TCTGACTACCCCTACCATGACAATATTCCCAGTATAAAAATCTCTATGGATATGATGGAGCAGGAGCCCATGTTGGGGGATAAATCTTTGGATA GAGATCAATCCAAGGCTTTCCTTAACACGCATTCGCCGTGCTGA